The following are encoded in a window of Lichenicola cladoniae genomic DNA:
- a CDS encoding nicotinamidase: protein MGAGLKLEPRTDVLGVVDLQASFMPGGELPVAGGHNIIPIVNGLLQNHFRHAFATQDWHPAGHTSFASAHPGRKPYDVVSMPYGPQILWPDHAVQGTKHAELHHDLDSHRIELIIRKGWRPELDSYSAFLENDGRTPTGLKGWLIDRGVRRLFLCGLAADFCVAWSAEDAARAGFETFVIEDATRGIGLEQPDGHTSLDHAKERLTGLGVTFIRSTDLA from the coding sequence ATGGGAGCCGGGCTGAAGCTGGAGCCGCGCACCGATGTCCTCGGTGTCGTCGACCTCCAGGCAAGCTTCATGCCCGGCGGCGAGCTACCCGTCGCGGGCGGCCACAATATCATCCCGATCGTCAACGGTCTGCTGCAGAACCACTTCCGGCACGCCTTCGCCACCCAGGATTGGCACCCAGCCGGCCACACCTCGTTCGCCAGTGCACATCCCGGCCGCAAACCATACGATGTCGTTTCGATGCCCTACGGTCCGCAGATCCTCTGGCCCGATCACGCAGTCCAGGGCACGAAGCATGCCGAGCTGCATCACGACCTGGACAGCCACCGGATCGAGCTTATCATCCGGAAAGGCTGGCGACCCGAACTCGACAGCTACTCGGCATTCCTCGAAAACGACGGCAGGACCCCGACTGGCCTGAAGGGCTGGCTGATCGACCGGGGTGTCCGCCGCCTGTTCCTATGCGGCCTTGCGGCGGATTTCTGCGTCGCCTGGTCTGCCGAGGATGCCGCTCGCGCCGGGTTCGAGACCTTCGTCATCGAGGATGCGACACGCGGCATCGGACTGGAGCAGCCCGACGGCCACACCAGCCTCGATCATGCGAAAGAGCGGCTGACCGGCCTCGGGGTTACGTTCATCCGGTCCACCGACCTCGCCTGA
- a CDS encoding deoxyguanosinetriphosphate triphosphohydrolase has translation MTQADSASAPQTMRWDRLLDDTRLGSEHRSRSSATVRSTETTRSEFQKDQDRLIFSEPFRKLGRKTQVHPLPQNDRVHNRLTHSLEVSCVGRSLGELAGKRLHAEGHLPVGVVAADVAAIVQAACLAHDIGNPPFGHAGEFAIRDWYVKQDPAFFAGMDIPCIEDLRTFEGNAQGFRLLTSLVDTAGLRLTYATLGSFIKYPWSATQAPRYRPGKFSYFDSEREVFATIARSMGLLEVEPGVYCRHPLAYFVEAADDICYAIIDIEDGIEMGILHTFEVEELLLSVLQPALRDQFTQFRDGRSDRQRVRWLRGKAVDLLIEGCAASFFDNADAILSGRFPSTLVEVGNPDIARGVAAAKTLARERIFTHTRKMEIEIGAYAAVDTLLDACSDAARELLAAGSGHTLSYRASRILGLMGESAPTEKTGLEDSYRLINDFLSSLTDNRATELAQVIRGRG, from the coding sequence ATGACCCAAGCCGATTCCGCTTCAGCACCACAGACCATGCGCTGGGACCGCCTGCTCGACGACACCCGGCTGGGCAGCGAGCATCGGTCCCGTTCGAGCGCAACCGTGCGATCCACCGAGACGACGCGATCCGAATTCCAGAAGGATCAGGACCGGCTGATCTTTTCCGAGCCGTTCCGCAAGCTCGGCCGCAAGACCCAGGTCCACCCGTTGCCGCAGAACGACCGGGTCCATAACCGGCTGACCCACAGCCTGGAAGTGTCCTGTGTCGGACGGTCCCTGGGTGAGTTGGCCGGCAAGCGCCTGCATGCGGAGGGTCATCTTCCCGTCGGCGTCGTCGCCGCCGACGTCGCCGCGATCGTGCAGGCTGCCTGTCTCGCGCATGACATCGGCAACCCGCCATTCGGCCATGCCGGCGAGTTCGCCATCCGCGACTGGTACGTGAAGCAGGATCCGGCCTTCTTCGCGGGGATGGACATCCCCTGCATCGAGGATCTGCGGACGTTCGAGGGCAACGCCCAGGGCTTCCGCCTGCTGACCAGCCTGGTAGATACGGCTGGCCTCAGGCTGACCTACGCGACGCTCGGCAGCTTCATCAAATATCCCTGGTCGGCTACCCAGGCGCCTCGCTACCGTCCCGGCAAGTTCAGTTATTTCGACTCCGAGCGCGAGGTCTTCGCCACGATCGCCCGGTCGATGGGCCTGCTCGAAGTCGAGCCCGGTGTGTACTGCCGCCACCCGCTGGCCTACTTCGTCGAGGCAGCGGACGACATCTGCTACGCCATCATCGATATCGAGGACGGCATCGAGATGGGCATCCTGCACACCTTCGAGGTGGAGGAGCTGCTTCTCTCCGTCCTGCAGCCGGCCCTCCGCGACCAGTTCACGCAGTTCCGTGACGGACGCTCCGACCGCCAGCGCGTCCGCTGGCTGCGCGGCAAGGCCGTCGACCTGCTGATCGAGGGGTGCGCAGCCAGCTTCTTCGACAACGCAGACGCAATCCTCAGCGGACGCTTTCCGTCCACCCTGGTCGAAGTCGGCAACCCCGACATCGCGCGTGGCGTCGCGGCAGCGAAGACCCTGGCACGCGAGCGGATCTTCACCCACACCCGCAAGATGGAGATCGAGATCGGCGCCTATGCCGCAGTCGACACCTTGCTCGACGCCTGTTCCGACGCCGCCCGCGAGCTCCTCGCCGCCGGCAGCGGACATACTCTCTCCTACCGGGCCTCGCGCATTCTCGGACTGATGGGCGAGTCTGCGCCCACCGAGAAAACCGGGCTGGAGGACAGCTATCGCCTGATCAACGACTTTCTTTCCAGCCTGACCGACAACCGCGCCACCGAACTTGCCCAGGTCATTCGCGGCCGCGGCTGA